Proteins encoded together in one Ictidomys tridecemlineatus isolate mIctTri1 chromosome 3, mIctTri1.hap1, whole genome shotgun sequence window:
- the Ccdc51 gene encoding mitochondrial potassium channel isoform X1: protein MGCSPVFAMQHIMDLSHVLMRRGLLGRDLFVARTLCSPGPTQPGDKRPEEAALGLYHRLPALGRALGHNIQQRATSTAKTWWDRYEEFVGLNEVREAQGNVTEAEKVFMVARGLVREAREDLEVQQAKLKEVRDRLDRVSREDNQYLELATLEHRMLQEEKKLRIAYMHAEDSEREKFSLFSAAVRESHEKERARAERTKNWSLIGSVLGALIGVAGSTYVNRVRLQELKALLVEAQKGPVSLQEAIREQASSYSLQQRDLHNLVVDLRSLVHAGQSQGSGLLAGTSPDRERDTDVLSAALKEQLSHSRQVHSCLEGLREQLDGLEKTCSQMAGVVQLAKAAAHPSLVEPADGALLGSLLEQQSVMLALSDMEQRVKVQGNRNTIYSTLVTCVTFMATLPVLYMLLKAS, encoded by the exons ATGGGGTGTAGTCCTGTGTTTGCCATGCAGCACATCATGGATCTATCCCATGTACTGATGCGAAGGGGTCTCCTTGGAAGGGACCTCTTTGTGGCCAGGACTCTCTGCAGCCCAGGCCCCACTCAGCCTGGGGATAAGCGACCAGAGGAAGCAGCCCTTGGGCTATATCACCGCCTCCCAGCACTAGGAAGAGCCCTGGGGCACAACATTCAACAAAGGGCGACCTCTACAGCCAAGACTTGGTGGGACAGATATGAAGAATTTGTTGGACTTAATGAGGTTCGAGAGGCCCAGGGAAATGTGACTGAG GCAGAGAAAGTGTTCATGGTGGCTCGTGGGCTTGTCCGAGAGGCTCGGGAGGACTTGGAAGTTCAGCAAGCAAAGCTGAAGGAGGTGAGGGATCGCTTGGACCGTGTTTCCAGGGAAGATAACCAGTACCTGGAACTGGCTACTCTGGAGCACAGGATGCTGCAG GAGGAGAAGAAGCTCCGCATTGCCTATATGCATGCAGAAGACTCTGAGCGTGAGAAGTTCTCCCTTTTTTCTGCAGCTGTGCGTGAGAGTCACGAGAAGGAGCGGGCAAGGGCCGAGAGGACCAAGAACTGGTCTCTCATTGGGTCAGTCCTAGGAGCCCTGATTGGTGTGGCTGGCTCCACCTATGTAAACCGTGTTCGGCTACAGGAACTGAAGGCTTTACTTGTGGAGGCACAGAAAGGGCCTGTGAGTCTCCAAGAGGCCATCCGTGAACAGGCGTCTAGCTATTCCCTCCAACAGAGGGACCTCCACAACCTCGTGGTAGACCTGAGGAGCCTGGTGCATGCTGGGCAGAGCCAGGGATCTGGGTTACTGGCAGGTACTTCCCCGGATCGAGAGAGAGACACAGATGTCCTTTCAGCTGCTTTGAAAGAGCAGCTCAGTCATTCTCGGCAGGTCCATTCCTGTCTAGAGGGTTTACGAGAGCAGCTTGATGGCCTGGAAAAGACTTGCAGCCAAATGGCTGGGGTGGTTCAGCTTGCAAAGGCTGCAGCACACCCAAGCTTGGTGGAGCCAGCAGATGGGGCTCTGCTTGGCTCCTTGCTGGAACAGCAGAGTGTGATGTTGGCTCTGTCTGACATGGAGCAGAGGGTAAAAGTTCAAGGCAACAGGAACACCATCTACAGCACACTGGTCACTTGTGTGACGTTTATGGCGACACTGCCTGTGCTCTACATGCTGCTCAAGGCCAGCTAG
- the Ccdc51 gene encoding mitochondrial potassium channel isoform X2 yields the protein MVARGLVREAREDLEVQQAKLKEVRDRLDRVSREDNQYLELATLEHRMLQEEKKLRIAYMHAEDSEREKFSLFSAAVRESHEKERARAERTKNWSLIGSVLGALIGVAGSTYVNRVRLQELKALLVEAQKGPVSLQEAIREQASSYSLQQRDLHNLVVDLRSLVHAGQSQGSGLLAGTSPDRERDTDVLSAALKEQLSHSRQVHSCLEGLREQLDGLEKTCSQMAGVVQLAKAAAHPSLVEPADGALLGSLLEQQSVMLALSDMEQRVKVQGNRNTIYSTLVTCVTFMATLPVLYMLLKAS from the exons ATGGTGGCTCGTGGGCTTGTCCGAGAGGCTCGGGAGGACTTGGAAGTTCAGCAAGCAAAGCTGAAGGAGGTGAGGGATCGCTTGGACCGTGTTTCCAGGGAAGATAACCAGTACCTGGAACTGGCTACTCTGGAGCACAGGATGCTGCAG GAGGAGAAGAAGCTCCGCATTGCCTATATGCATGCAGAAGACTCTGAGCGTGAGAAGTTCTCCCTTTTTTCTGCAGCTGTGCGTGAGAGTCACGAGAAGGAGCGGGCAAGGGCCGAGAGGACCAAGAACTGGTCTCTCATTGGGTCAGTCCTAGGAGCCCTGATTGGTGTGGCTGGCTCCACCTATGTAAACCGTGTTCGGCTACAGGAACTGAAGGCTTTACTTGTGGAGGCACAGAAAGGGCCTGTGAGTCTCCAAGAGGCCATCCGTGAACAGGCGTCTAGCTATTCCCTCCAACAGAGGGACCTCCACAACCTCGTGGTAGACCTGAGGAGCCTGGTGCATGCTGGGCAGAGCCAGGGATCTGGGTTACTGGCAGGTACTTCCCCGGATCGAGAGAGAGACACAGATGTCCTTTCAGCTGCTTTGAAAGAGCAGCTCAGTCATTCTCGGCAGGTCCATTCCTGTCTAGAGGGTTTACGAGAGCAGCTTGATGGCCTGGAAAAGACTTGCAGCCAAATGGCTGGGGTGGTTCAGCTTGCAAAGGCTGCAGCACACCCAAGCTTGGTGGAGCCAGCAGATGGGGCTCTGCTTGGCTCCTTGCTGGAACAGCAGAGTGTGATGTTGGCTCTGTCTGACATGGAGCAGAGGGTAAAAGTTCAAGGCAACAGGAACACCATCTACAGCACACTGGTCACTTGTGTGACGTTTATGGCGACACTGCCTGTGCTCTACATGCTGCTCAAGGCCAGCTAG